From Corvus moneduloides isolate bCorMon1 chromosome 4, bCorMon1.pri, whole genome shotgun sequence, one genomic window encodes:
- the LOC116443120 gene encoding formin-like protein 5: protein MFYFKHKHENKFQTLLLRVIKSITILTCARHLGSGTGGQPRPAAPSISCRQGLPAGAVPRARGPVPGLAWRPPAQGFLPGFHPDFLPGPNTRHQSHRPPVPPARERSGDTRCAGAPDRACPVPRTARGPPPAPAGPRSPLSPPASASSSARALRAAATSPQVHPAAGGRCDPAERGPRGAGGRAEDG from the exons ATGTTCTACTTCAAGCATAAACACGAGAACAAGTTCCAAACTCTGCTCCTACGTG TTATTAAGTCAATCACGATCCTTACGTGCGCCAGGCACCTGGGCAGTGGGACGGGCGGGCAGCCCCGGCCAGCGGCCCCTTCCATCTCgtgcaggcaggggctgccagcaggagcagttCCCCGCGCTCGGGGACCGGTCCCCGGGCTTGCGTGGCGCCCACCCGCCCAGGGCTTCCTTCCTGGCTTCCATCCTGACTTCCTTCCTGGTCCGAACACACGCCACCAGTCTCACCGCCCGCCCGTACCGCCTGCGAGGGAGCGCAGCGGCGACACTCGGTGCGCAGGCGCTCCGGACCGCGCCTGCCCCGTACCGCGCACGGCGCGGGGCCCGCCCCCTGCGCCCGCCGGGCCGCGCTCGCCGCTGTCCCCGCCCGCCTCCGCCTCCAGCTCCGCCCGGGCGCTGAGAGCGGCGGCAACTTCCCCTCAAGTCCACCCGGCGGCGGGGGGACGATGCGATCCAGCTGAGCGCGGCCCGAgaggggcgggcgggcgcgccGAGGACGGGTAG